One window of the Pseudofrankia sp. DC12 genome contains the following:
- a CDS encoding DUF1254 domain-containing protein, producing the protein MNPPPRSLDRRRFGVLGLLAGAGVLGATASGCSGDPAADATPSGRTPPPSADRAALDGAVYGYAGVTVARTRASLVCLVGVNTLVHQPELASPASRRVVAPNVDTLYSTAWLDLRSGPYVLTVPQISGRYFSYQFLDVYSNTFTTIGTRATGGRPGRWAVVPPGWTGALTDLADGDVTVIHAPSWDIWLVGRTLARGPGDLAAAKVAQRGFQLAPATSTGATTNPTGAGQAATPPPLPAPDCGHPLDPQDPTDGGAGFFDELAALLASDPPPAADRPVLAELATLGVTPGSTPSKGKNPATVAVLAKAAREAEATVTRAADRLGEPAGTWTASYGFGTYGTDYLTRAAVAATLLAANVPEEATYYSARADSTGQPLSGAATYRLHFPAGGLPPAGPGGFWSVTLYGEDNFLVDNPAKVYAIGDRTEGLTRGADGSLDLVVSATQPGEPVANWLPAPANAAFRLYLRVYLPTTAATGHHWAPPPVVRVTS; encoded by the coding sequence ATGAATCCGCCCCCGAGGTCGCTGGACCGCCGCCGTTTCGGCGTGCTCGGGCTACTGGCCGGGGCTGGTGTCCTCGGTGCCACCGCGTCGGGATGCTCCGGCGACCCGGCCGCGGACGCCACCCCGAGTGGGCGAACCCCGCCTCCGTCGGCCGACCGGGCCGCTCTCGACGGGGCCGTCTACGGGTACGCCGGCGTGACGGTGGCCCGCACACGCGCCTCACTGGTCTGCCTGGTCGGCGTGAACACCCTCGTGCACCAGCCCGAGCTGGCCTCGCCGGCCTCCCGGCGCGTCGTCGCGCCCAACGTCGACACCCTGTACTCGACCGCGTGGCTCGACCTGCGGTCGGGGCCGTACGTGCTGACCGTGCCGCAGATCAGTGGCCGGTACTTCAGCTACCAGTTCCTCGACGTCTACAGCAACACGTTCACCACCATCGGGACACGGGCGACGGGAGGCCGGCCCGGGCGCTGGGCCGTGGTGCCGCCTGGCTGGACCGGCGCACTCACCGACCTGGCCGACGGCGACGTCACGGTCATCCACGCGCCGAGCTGGGATATCTGGCTGGTGGGACGCACGCTGGCGCGCGGGCCCGGCGACCTCGCGGCGGCGAAGGTCGCGCAACGCGGCTTCCAGCTCGCGCCGGCCACGTCGACCGGCGCGACCACGAACCCGACCGGCGCCGGCCAGGCCGCCACACCGCCGCCGCTGCCGGCGCCCGACTGCGGCCATCCGCTCGACCCACAGGACCCGACCGACGGCGGCGCCGGTTTCTTCGACGAACTCGCCGCGCTGTTGGCCAGCGACCCGCCGCCGGCCGCGGACCGACCGGTCCTCGCCGAGCTCGCCACCCTGGGCGTGACGCCCGGCTCGACCCCCAGCAAGGGGAAGAACCCCGCCACGGTGGCGGTGCTGGCCAAGGCGGCGCGGGAGGCCGAGGCGACCGTGACCCGCGCCGCCGACCGACTCGGCGAGCCGGCCGGCACCTGGACGGCGTCCTACGGATTCGGCACGTACGGCACGGACTACCTGACCCGCGCGGCCGTCGCGGCCACGTTGCTGGCCGCGAACGTCCCCGAGGAGGCGACCTACTACAGCGCCCGAGCCGACTCGACGGGCCAGCCGCTGTCCGGCGCCGCGACCTACCGGCTTCACTTCCCCGCCGGTGGGCTTCCGCCGGCGGGTCCGGGCGGGTTCTGGTCCGTCACGCTGTACGGCGAGGACAACTTCCTCGTCGACAATCCGGCGAAGGTATACGCGATCGGCGACCGCACCGAAGGTCTCACCCGTGGCGCCGACGGTTCACTCGACCTCGTCGTGTCCGCCACCCAGCCCGGCGAACCGGTCGCGAACTGGCTGCCCGCCCCGGCGAACGCCGCGTTCAGGCTCTACCTGCGCGTCTACCTCCCGACCACGGCCGCGACCGGCCACCACTGGGCCCCACCACCAGTAGTCCGCGTGACCAGCTGA